The following coding sequences are from one Epinephelus moara isolate mb chromosome 7, YSFRI_EMoa_1.0, whole genome shotgun sequence window:
- the hcn5 gene encoding potassium/sodium hyperpolarization-activated cyclic nucleotide-gated channel 2 has protein sequence MEKLKGPAAGCSTATCGWRALLLPQLNRQSLYVYGSEMAVEQECMRQLQSGVFVIHPFSLMRSYYIMCMMAITFLNLIGIPMEIAFLDGNSGLAWEGFNVFSDTLFLIDVALNFRMGIIAEDGEEAILDIKQIRVSYLRTWFIPDIIAAFPIGYILLFADLQYHNNDNPSKTNKMMRILMFVRILSLIRLARVSRLVRFFNEVEKVSNANLEVVRLFFRILSLFMMIFLLCHWNGCIQYFVPMLEEFPSDCWVRKENLMNATVIVKYSWGVFRALSQMIALSYGSMDAPTNYVEMWIVMVSMVSGCLMYTVLVANATTMIANIDPAAKEYKSKMSRLEHYMAFMKLPPELQLRINNYYQARYGGKWFHEKDVMDTVSSALKEQILMVMCSRLLRKVPMFQSRDENFINAVLLKLEYEVFLEGDAIVRQNVPGDRMFFIDHGQVLMETDSYERELCDGDFFGETCVLTKGKHLATVRALTDCQCFSLSWDDFQETLEGFPDVKKDLEKMVQLNSDGGLV, from the exons ATGGAGAAACTAAAGGGTCCCGCTGCGGGATGCAGCACAGCCACCTGTGGATGGAGAGCTCTGCTTCTCCCGCAGCTGAACCGCCAGTCCCTGTACGTGTACGGCAGCGAGATGGCCGTGGAGCAGGAGTGCATGAGGCAGCTGCAGAGCGGAGTCTTTGTCATCCACCCGTTCAGCCTCATGAG GAGTTACTACATCATGTGCATGATGGCCATCACGTTTCTGAACCTGATTGGGATTCCCATGGAGATAGCGTTTCTGGATGGGAACAGCGGGCTGGCATGGGAAGGGTTTAACGTGTTTTCAGACACGCTGTTCCTGATAGATGTGGCTCTGAATTTCCGTATGGGCATCATAGCAGAGGACGGCGAG GAAGCTATTCTGGATATCAAGCAGATCCGAGTCAGTTACCTGAGGACGTGGTTCATACCGGACATCATAGCTGCTTTCCCCATCGGCTACATTCTGCTGTTTGCG GACTTACAGTACCACAACAACGACAACCCCTCCAAGACCAACAAGATGATGAGGATACTGATGTTCGTCCGGATCCTCAGCTTGATCCGGCTGGCTCGAGTGTCCAGACTGGTCAGGTTCTTCAACGAGGTGGAGAAA GTGTCAAATGCAAACCTGGAGGTGGTCCGCCTCTTCTTCCGCATTTTGTCTCTGTTCATGATGATCTTCCTTCTGTGTCACTGGAACGGCTGCATCCAGTATTTTGTCCCCATGCTGGAGGAGTTCCCCTCCGACTGCTGGGTCCGCAAAGAAAACCTGATG AATGCCACTGTGATCGTGAAGTACTCCTGGGGAGTATTCCGAGCGCTCTCACAGATGATCGCCCTCTCCTATGGCTCCATGGATGCACCAACAA ATTATGTTGAAATGTGGATCGTCATGGTCAGCATGGTGTCCGGCTGTCTAATGTACACCGTCCTCGTCGCTAACGCTACAACCATGATCGCCAACATTGATCCAGCGGCCAAGGAGTACAAGAGCAAG ATGAGCCGTTTGGAGCACTACATGGCCTTCATGAAGCTCCCACCAGAACTACAGCTTCGCATCAACAACTACTACCAGGCTCGCTATGGAGGGAAGTGGTTTCATGAGAAGGACGTCATGGACACGGTGTCCTCTGCGCTCAAAGAG CAAATCCTGATGGTGATGTGCAGCCGGCTGCTGAGAAAAGTGCCAATGTTTCAGAGCAGAGACGAAAACTTCATCAACGCCGTCCTCCTCAAACTGGAGTATGAGGTTTTCCTGGAGGGAGACGCCATCGTCCGACAGAACGTCCCGGGTGACCGCATGTTCTTTATCGACCACGGCCAGGTCCTCATGGAGACCGACTCCTACGAGAGGGAGCTTTGTGACGGAGACTTTTTTGGAG AGACATGCGTGCTGACCAAAGGCAAACATCTGGCCACAGTGAGGGCGCTGACCGACTGCCAgtgcttctctctctcctggGACGACTTTCAGGAGACGCTGGAGGGCTTCCCAGATGTCAAGAAGGACTTAGAAAAAATGGTTCAGCTCAACTCAGACGGTGGACTTGTGTAA